In Humulus lupulus chromosome 6, drHumLupu1.1, whole genome shotgun sequence, a single genomic region encodes these proteins:
- the LOC133784348 gene encoding heavy metal-associated isoprenylated plant protein 47-like, whose product MTKTKMVMKVNMTHCEKCRIKAMKTASDGTGVSSVKISDGEKMEVIGEGIDPVCITRSLRKKFSLVRLESVEEVKDEEKKKKEEEEKRKKEEEERLKFCQKLWNDSPISDVSYYYTPHDQSGCSIM is encoded by the exons ATGACG AAAACTAAGATGGTTATGAAGGTGAATATGACCCACTGTGAAAAGTGTAGAATTAAGGCCATGAAGACAGCATCTGATGGAACAG gtGTGAGCTCTGTGAAGATATCAGATGGGGAGAAGATGGAAGTGATTGGAGAAGGGATCGATCCAGTTTGTATAACTCGTTCGCTAAGGAAAAAGTTTAGCTTAGTGAGGTTAGAAAGTGTGGAAGAAGTTAaagatgaagagaagaagaagaaggaagaagaagagaagaggaagaaagaagaagaagaacgttTGAAATTTTGTCAAAAATTATGGAATGATTCTCCTATTTCTGACGTCTCTTACTATTATACTCCACACGATCAGAGTGGCTGCTCCATTATGTGA